A segment of the Bacteriovorax sp. Seq25_V genome:
TGGGAATAATCCGACTAGAAAAATTAGTGACAATGGATACATACAAATACGTTGATACCAACAAAGTACACATGGGGGAAATCCCATGATCTCACTGAAGAATAAACTTCCAAGGGTTGCTATTGTCGCAACTAACCACGAAAAAAATATTAAGTACCAATTCATTACATTCCTTTGATTTACATTATCATGTCTTTATACATAAAATATGTAAATAGAAGAATTGTTAACTTTTGGTAAACTAGGGACCATAATGAAAAGAGCTACACTTATTAAAATCCACTTATATCTATCAGCTATTTTTACACCTTTTATATTACTCATGGCATTTACAGGAACTGCATATCTAATGAATTTCAAAGGTTCTGTAACTGAGAAGGTCGTTGAGACAGTAGAGTCGGAATCGCCTGTGACAGAATCTCTAATTGAAAATGAATTAAAAAGAATTGATCCTGAATATTCATATGAATACACAAAGAAATCACCAAATGGCTTTTTTACGAGACCTACAACAAGAGATTATTATTCTTTTGAAAAGCAAGACAATCAGATCATTGTGAAGAAAGTTACGCCAAGTTTTTTAAGAAAGATTATTGAAATTCATAAAGGCCATGGCCCAGGCTTATTAAAGTTAGTGGAGAAAATACTAGGTGTCGGTCTAATCCTTATTCTTATTTCTGGAGTTTGGCTTGCACTCACAATTAAAAGAGATATGAAAATTACATTGATACTGATGGGGGTTGGCTCAGTAATCCTTGCTATTTTAGCATTGCTTTAATTTCAGCAGGAACAGAATTTACATCACTATTCATTAAAATATGACCACTATCTAAATGCTGGAACTTTGCAAAATCTTTATCGAAGCGAAGTTCTGCATTTTCAAAAACACGGACATTAATTTCGTTTCCATTGATAATTTCTGTTCGACTATCTTTTAATGAAAGATCATAAACATTATTTGGAAGCCTAATATACTTCCAAGTGCCATTATCTAGCTCAACTACACTTGCAACTTCGTTCATATAGTAAGAGATAATTGTAATTTGCTCGGCCATATAAGTCCTTATTTACCCATCATTCCTTGATACATTATGTACCAGACAAAGAGGCTCAGTATGAGTAGACCAAATTTGAAAGCGACGCGCTTTTTGTTAATTTTTTTCATTATCTAATAATATGTATAAAGATAGAAGATGTCTAAAATACTTAAGTTATTGTAATTATTGCTGCATTTAGGGCAAAAAGTGTAAACTAAATAGACAGTATTGTTAAAATTTACAAGAACTCCCAAGAGGCAGGCCTTAGATGACATAATTAACTAAATCATTAAAGAGGTCAGTATGAAGTCTAAATTACTATTGTTTACAGTTTACACACTACTTTCTCAGGTTCCAAGTTATGGGTATAGCTCGAATACAGAAAGGCAAGAGGCGCGAAGAATTAATCGTCAGGTAAATGGACTAGTGAAACTTTTTGAAAAAAAGTATGACATTATTAAGACTGAAAAAGATAGAGAAGAAGCAACAATAATTCTCAAGCATATTATGGGAGACGAAAAAAATATTAAAAATATTGATCGTCGTGCTCTCGCGTATGAGTGGGTTATTGACCTTGCAGATAGAGGTTTAAATACCAATCAAATTCTTAGAATCGTAAAAGCTAATATTTCATCAAATAAATATTTTAATGCAGATGCAGAGGAGAGAGAAGAACTTATTCCTGCAAGGCTAGAGCATCAAGCTGATAGAATTTCTAATCTTTATCTTGGAATTAGGAGAATGAATCAGCGTGTAGATAGTAATGCTGAAACTTTTAAACAACTATATAAAGATATTAAACAATCTCAAAATTCTAATAATGGTCAGATAAGATCTGATCTTGTTAAAGAATTACATAAAAATATGTACATTTATGCTCTAACGAGAAATGAGATTAATACTACTCTTCGAGATGGTTTATTCTTAATCGATGAAATGGGGACAGGGTTCAATGATCGTTTTGTATTAGATGAGAATAGAGAGTCTGTTGAAATTAAAAAAGCTCGCAAATTAAAAGATGCAACTGAAAGATATCATAGGATAACTTTTAATCCTATCTCGAAGGAAGGGCGAATTATAACAAGAGATATTAAAACTTCTCTAGCTGCATCAGTAAACCTTCTTGATTTTTATGAGTTTGCCCTTGGTCAGTTTATGGAAGATAAGCATCTGAGAGATGCAATGCTTCTCGATGTTCCTGGGCACGCTAAATCTCTGCATGCTGACAAGGTCGTTAAAGATGAATTTTATAATTATAATAAATATTTAAATTCGAAAAAAACACAACGTGCAATTGATATTTTTCACGAAGAACAAAGACTACTAGCTAAGGCAAAGATTGAGTGTGAAGAGAATAAGGATGAGCTTGCTTGTTCAAGACTTGGTTCGAAAGAAGAGCAAGAAATGGATAAGAAATTGAACGATGCAATTACTAATTCATTCACATATAAGTATTTAATTGGTGAAAACGAAAGAGAAAAGAGAAAATTTGAGAAAATTCTATGGGGGGAGAAGAGTAGAGATGCCTTAAAGAAATGGTTTTCGAATAGAACTTATGGTTTAAGTAAGACATTTGGTAACTTTGTAGGATCTGACCTTTTTGTGGCAAGAAGAGGAAAGCTTCATGATCTTAAAGAGCGTGATCCAGAGAGATTTGATAAATTAGTTTCTGAAATGAGAGCACTTGATATGCTTGTTGAGAAAACTCCATTTAGAGCAACAGATAAGTTCATTCCTGGTCATTGGGGTCACGTAGCTGTATGGCTTGGAACTAAGGAAGAGCTACAAGAACATAAGTTATGGGTTCAAGAAGACTATGACCTAACTGATGGAAGAAAAGATAACCTTGATACAATCTATGAAACTCAAATGGCTATTAAGATTAAAGGTGATGATGACTATAAAGAGAATATTATTGAAGTCATTGATCATATGATTTTAAAGAAGCCTGAGTTAAGAGCTTTTGCAAAAGCTGATCCGACATATACAAAGAATAATTGGTTTAAGATTATGATCATGAATGGCCATCATATTATTGAAGCGTTGAGACCTGGAGTAGAACTTAATACAATGGAACATTTTCTTGAAATTGATGATATGGCAATTCTAAGACCAAATTACTGCGAAGAAAGATTTAATGATGGAAAATGTTTTACTAAAGAAGAACGTTTGAAATATATGAAAAATGCTCTTAATCAAATTGGTAAAAATTATGACTTTAATTTCGACGCAAATACAGAAGACGTTATTGTTTGCTCAGAGTTAGCTTATATTA
Coding sequences within it:
- a CDS encoding PepSY-associated TM helix domain-containing protein — encoded protein: MKRATLIKIHLYLSAIFTPFILLMAFTGTAYLMNFKGSVTEKVVETVESESPVTESLIENELKRIDPEYSYEYTKKSPNGFFTRPTTRDYYSFEKQDNQIIVKKVTPSFLRKIIEIHKGHGPGLLKLVEKILGVGLILILISGVWLALTIKRDMKITLILMGVGSVILAILALL
- a CDS encoding YiiX/YebB-like N1pC/P60 family cysteine hydrolase; its protein translation is MKSKLLLFTVYTLLSQVPSYGYSSNTERQEARRINRQVNGLVKLFEKKYDIIKTEKDREEATIILKHIMGDEKNIKNIDRRALAYEWVIDLADRGLNTNQILRIVKANISSNKYFNADAEEREELIPARLEHQADRISNLYLGIRRMNQRVDSNAETFKQLYKDIKQSQNSNNGQIRSDLVKELHKNMYIYALTRNEINTTLRDGLFLIDEMGTGFNDRFVLDENRESVEIKKARKLKDATERYHRITFNPISKEGRIITRDIKTSLAASVNLLDFYEFALGQFMEDKHLRDAMLLDVPGHAKSLHADKVVKDEFYNYNKYLNSKKTQRAIDIFHEEQRLLAKAKIECEENKDELACSRLGSKEEQEMDKKLNDAITNSFTYKYLIGENEREKRKFEKILWGEKSRDALKKWFSNRTYGLSKTFGNFVGSDLFVARRGKLHDLKERDPERFDKLVSEMRALDMLVEKTPFRATDKFIPGHWGHVAVWLGTKEELQEHKLWVQEDYDLTDGRKDNLDTIYETQMAIKIKGDDDYKENIIEVIDHMILKKPELRAFAKADPTYTKNNWFKIMIMNGHHIIEALRPGVELNTMEHFLEIDDMAILRPNYCEERFNDGKCFTKEERLKYMKNALNQIGKNYDFNFDANTEDVIVCSELAYITYDKKELVWETSKTVIGGQSISPDQVALRATKADDYFYPVKIFYNGNEVEHKSLFETQRVFNLITNTKYDEVQEITGIDKDYDKAYIRPELFDSESDYNSWLRGHN